Genomic window (Mustela erminea isolate mMusErm1 chromosome X, mMusErm1.Pri, whole genome shotgun sequence):
CCCTGAACACATGTGAGCTGGGCCTCCTCTTCTCTTGAACCGAACAGATCCTGAGGGCTGGGTTTCCTCTGTCCTCACGTCCAGACAGAAGGAACTCAGGAGAGAACACCTCTTCTGAAGGCTGGTGCTCACCTTGCAGGCATCTTGAAAATACTTACTGCTTTTCAAGTCGTTAACATCACCTAAACAAGGACTCTTGTCCCTCTCTTAATACAGGCCCCCTATCTCCTGGAAGGCTTCATAAATGATCCTTTCAGAATCTTACGAGTCTCCCCAACTTGACTCAGACCTCCTTAAGGGCAGAGGCTGTGTTCcatttgcctttttctctccCAAGCATGGCTACTGGTCCTGACAAGCATGGTCATGCTTGCTAAATGATTTTCCACTGGTTGAAAGTGACATATACTCCGTTCATCTTTGTTTGAGTGACTGTCTCAggttctttgctgagcagggactcagagcagagggtgagagggagTAGCAAAAGGACCCGGGGCTCAGGGCAGTatatgagtgggggagagggcagcTCCTAGATTCGAGAACATTCTCCTGAGACCACTCCCACTTTCTAGCTGTACAGAGAAGTATGGCGGGGTAGACATGTGTGCTTAGGTGGCATGCAGGAAGAATCTTCAGACCCCATCAAGGACCTGAATAGAGCCAATGTTgcatggtggggaaggggtgaagaatctgcttgaggaagccagacagacctgggtttgaatctgaaTTCCATCATTTAGCAGCTGTGGATTTAGACAAGTTGcataagtttctttattttcaatttcctcacctctaaaatggggaaaaaaatactatttcaaaggACTCTTGGTGTAATTGAAAGGGACAATGTTTTTGAAACCCTAGTATGGTGTTGGACACATCACATGTACTCAGGAAATGGCAATTATTAGCCTTAGTACTGGTAGTAGTATTGATATAATTATTTGATTGGGTGGAAAAGAGAACTATCCTTTTCCTCATCATTCCTTCAGTAagatttttgtgtcctttttatGACAGTTCAGAGAGTTAATGACTCAGCAAGAGCCAGTCATAACTTTTAGAGCTAGTGAATTCAAGactccattctttttattttttttatttttttttctcccttcccttcccaatTTCTCGCTCTggctacctttttcttttctttcattttataatgaccCCCAATTTTGACCCACTCCCTTCCCAATCAATACTCGATACCACATTCTTCATTTATTCTAAGGTGTGAAAGGTTGATAAGCACCTATGATATTATTCCCAGGGTATATTTGCACATGAAGAAGAACAGAATCCtttaactgaaaatattaagATCCTTTGAgttcagtgtttttcaaattacAGGTTGCATTTTAAAGGGACCAATTTAGTGGCTCTTGACTACCATTCTTTTATATTATTGTGCCTTATTACATGTTATTTAGTGTACTAATGTAGAGGGAAAAATGCAAACAATTTCAAAGTCTAGGGGGACATGTAATTGCTTTAACCTTCAAGGGGAAGTTACTCTTATTTAACAAACCATTTATACCATTATGTGTCACAGGTTTTAAATAACCAGCCTTGCTGAATCTCAGACtgaaaaatgagtaaacaaaGGCTCACATCAGAAGTTACTAGAGGAGATGATACTGATGAAGGGTTTAAACTGGAACTGAACATTCTCAGTTTCCTTTCACCAAAggaaactaaatttaaataataaaagtccaTTTTCTAttggcacctaggtggctcagtcagttcagcatctatcttcagctcaggtcatgatcttggggtcctgggatcaagcctgcctgggctccctcctcagtgggagtctgcttccccctctgtgacatctcttgctctcactccttctcaaataaataaaatttttttaaaaagaaacagttaaaaaaaagaaaagtccactTTTTATACAGCCCAATACTATGTCACTTAATTAGGAAATtacaatgtggaaaaaaaaatttctggatttCATTTGACTAGGGTACCAAAAGAACCatgcataaaaggaaaaactggtaAGTCAAATcacatcaaaactaaaaacttttggggtgcctgggtgactcagtcagttaagcatctgcttttagctcaagtcatgattccagagtcctgggatccaattccacattgggctctctgcatagcagggagtctgcttctctctctctctttctgcctggtgttccccttgcttgtgctctctctcaaataaataaaatctaaaagcttttgcagagcataAGTTTCTGTAAGAGGATAATACAGTACAggttataagaaaatatttgcaaatcaaagaactctcaaaactcaacagtaaaagcAGATAATCAAACTAGAAACTGGGCAAATGACATTTTGTGGAAGAGGATACGCAGATGGcgaataagcacaagaaaagatgtgCAACATCGTTGGCCATTCGTGAAATGCAAATAAGGACACCGGGACACTTTTATAAGAATGACttaaaaatagtgacaataccaaatgttggtaagaatgcagagaaactggaatgCTCATATATACTGGTGGGAAGGTAgaatggcacagccactctggaaaatagtttggcagttttttaagaaactgcaacCACCACACGAGCAGGCAAGTGCACTCCCGGGCATTGATCCCAGAAAagtgaaaacttatgttcacacaaaaacctgtgcacAAATGTTCGTAGCAGCTTCTTTTATAATACCAAAACCTGGAACCAGTCCAGATGTCCTTCAAAGGATGGctggataaacaaagtgtggtacATCCCGAAAAgttatatactatatgatttcattgacagaacattcttgaaatgacaaaattctagagatggagaacagatgTGGCTACAAAAGGGCACCATGAGGGATCCTTGTGGTGagggaatgttctgtatcttgatcgTATTAACGTCAATGTTCACGTTGTGGTGCTGTGCTATAGTTTTGCAACATGTTACTGGGAtataatgatttataagaaataatatatgtgCTCATCCAAATGGCCCAaattatatttctcatatatatctGGACTTCATCCCCAGTTCCCTGAAAATGCTTCAGAGCCATAAAAGTGAAATGGGTGTCTTTCTGTTAATGAAAATGACGTTGGGACCCCACCCAAGGGCAAGGGCTGGTTGCCAGGCAAACAAACCCTTGTCACTATAGGCTTGAaactttcagccccaccccctgACCCTGGGGTAAGGGACAGGCTGAAGTTTGAATTAGCCATTAGCCAATGACTTAGTCAATCCTGATTATGTCATAAAGCTCCCATAAAACTCCAAGAGGACAGGGTTTTGTGGTCCTCTTTTTGAGAGCTTTCGTGCTTGGGAACCAGAATGCTTCCATGTGCCACTGCTCCGGGATCCCAGCTCCATGACAACAGAAGCTCCTTTGTTCAGGACCTCCCcctgtgtatctcttcatctgcCTATCAGATCATATGCTTTAATAAACTGCCACATGTAAccgtttccctgagttctgtgagttgctccagcaaattaatcaaaattcTTCAACCTTGGAACCAGCAATCATTGGCTGGTTGGTCAGAAGCAAAGTTGACAACCTAGGGTAGTGAGTGGTGTCTGAAATGGGAGTGGGACTGAAAGCTTAACCTGTGGGATTGGATGCTATCTTCAGGTAGTGCAAGAATTGCTTGCTTTGAAGCGGGGAGTCGCTCCTCCCACATTGGAATTGGGTCTGGGAACCCTAAAAGAGTTACCATTGAGGGAAGATGGATAAAGAGAACTTAGGATCTCTCTGTATCACTTCTCATAATTGCATGTGAACCTACAATTATCTCAATgaagttttaagtttaaaaaaaaaaaaaggaaatacacacacaaaaaacctttGGGCTTACTTCTGTCCAGGAGCTATAATCATGTCATTGGTTTCAAAGGAATCTGTTATAAAAGAAAAGGTCAATTGTTTTATCAAAGATAACTAGGTCAAACAATAAACTAATAATAGCAAGTTACTTAACAAGCTATAAACCAAAAAGGTGCAAAAACTTGGCAGTTGaattccatttcttatttctctacACCTCAGAAGAGTGAATAGACCATAGTGATCAAGTAGAAATAACACTGTTTCAACAAATGATAGAATATTTGAGAGAAGGAAGGGTCCCCAATGTCTTGAGAATCCACGATACTCCGTAAAGGGTTGTGTGTAACTGCTGGGAGGATTGAGGAAACAAAGGGTTGAGGCTAATACCCTTATGAGAAGGGATTACTGagataacagatttttaaaaaatactgatatgTAATCTGCCCAACTTGGTGTACAAGATATAGTCTGAATAGACACTGGCACAATTTGAACCCAGTAATTCACGAAAAAGAACTCTTTTTGCTGAGAAAAAGGAGAGTTCCCTTTTcagtactgaaagaaaattaagagaaaataaaggtacAAAGGTCAGGAATGCAACAATCACTCTTAACATACCTCCTGCTCTCCAAATAAACAGGCAAATCACCCTAAAGACAAATGTTTTTCAGCCTGAATATTCATCAGACTATGTAATCGATCTATACGTACTGCACTTTGATTTTGTAactagaaccttttttttttataaaagccagtggatgaaaacaaacaaaaaagccagtaCATCTATAAGTGAATATAAATTAGTCCCCTTTGCCATCTAAAAAGCTATATGACATATACAGTAACCAACAGTTCTTTAAAGgctactcattttttaattgctaCCAGTATTTGCCGCAAagaaccacacacaaaaacaccaaGCAACCGTTTTGCCGTTAGTGTATTATTTTCTAAGTTCACCATTGAATTATGGAGGTACAGTTTTTAATCGATAGGTATTTTCAGTACTTGAAGCCTGGCCTCGACAGAGCACGCAGCAGTGTTGGAACAGCAGTTCGGAGAGCTCGGAGCAGTTGGGAGCAGTGCAGTTCAGAGCAGTTCGGAGCAGTTCGGTAGTTCTTAGCAGTTCGTATGGGGAAAGGCAAGCGACAGCAGGGCAGAGCAAATGTTGTCTAGGTGCAGAATGCCTGGGATTGCAGTTCGTCATTTGTAGGAAATTCACTGGATTCTTCCGCAGCAGTGTTGTCTTCGTTCTTGTCACCATGTAGAGTTTCTTCGTTGTCATCCTTGTCTTTCTCGTGTTGGAGGTCTTTGGAGATGAGTTGTCTAGCCAGCTTGAGGTTCAGGCCTTCGTTGTAGTgtagtttccttttcatttcgAACTGCCGCTGCTTTTCTTGCTTGTCGAAAAGGATCTTGCTGCTGTGTGCTCCGTCACTCTCCGGCTCTCCCAACTGGCAGTTCAATTCCGAGGTACCACTGGCGGCGAATTTCTTGGCTAAGTTGTCTGGGGTCATGGCTTCCTTTGCTTCAGAATCATTCACTGGATCTTCTCCATCGTCTTGCGGGCTGAAGTAGGGGCTGCTGGGCTCATTGATCTTCATGAAGTCATAGTCTCTATAAGCAGGCCGGTGTGTTGCCAGGATGTTGGATTCGTCCCATTTCTGGGACTTTTTTCTCTGGACCTCCTGTATTGTCCCTCCCGACTGCGGGGCAGAGGCAGCCACTGAGGAACCAGTGGAGCTTTTGTTCTTCAGTATCCCCTTGATCGGCCGGTGTGAGGCAGTGGAGGCCGCCATGCCTGCGTGGGGAGCCAAGGGCCGCCGCGGGAGGGTTGGGCCGCCGCAGCCGCCTGCCCGCCCTCCAGGCTGAAACGGCAGCTTGGTCTGTTCTGGGAACCAGTTGCAACGTCCTAATAGCTGCACCAGGACCCAACGTCACAAAAGGACATGGCAGACGACGCCACAATGGTACCCGCTGCCGTCATGGCGGCTGTCATGGCAGTCATCACTGCCTCCCAGCCCATGctggctggttttgtttttgttttaaggactAATAGGGAAATACCCCTGCAttacacacaaaacagagaagcaCTGTTTTGTGAATTTCTATCTAGCCTGTCTGTGTACCAGAGGCTATGTAAAACGTATGTCTTACTGTGCATCCCAGTCAAAAATTTGAGTCGCTGCTTTGGTTGAAAAGATTGGAAGTGTAGATGCTACAAGGTGATTACCTTCTGCTCATTCCTTATGTTACCATGCacacctccctctcccctacctacTTACACGCACGGCCCCCGCGCCCAAAACCCCTCGTCTTCCTCTTATGCTCCGCCTCTTGTTTAATGGCCCCCAAATCCAGTCGCTTACGCCAGGTGggactgtgtctccctctccaatccAGCCTTCAAGCAGGGGCCTAAATAGTTCGAGAAACTCtcccaattctctctcttccaccacCACCCTGATTCAAATCACCACTACCTCCTTATGGGTACTACAGCCACAGTCTTTGTACTGCGCCACCCCCCCACCTTCACTCCTCTAGCTGTCTCCCAACTTCGTACCCACCCTCTAGCCAAAGTAGTTTTTCAGAAACACCCCTCAAATCTTGTCAAATCTCTGTTTCAAACCCCTTAACTGTTGCCCATTTTCTGTAACTTGAGGACCCAAATCTAGAAGACACCAAAAGAGGCAGCTCTCTGAACTGCACAGGCATGCATATGGAGTATTCTCCCGGTAAAGTCTCCCAGTCCTACCTCCAGCTTTCCATTCTGGCCTTTCTGTGCCAAGAGCATCCACCTCCCTTCCTGTCCCAGAGGACTTTTGTTTTCAGCTCAATCATTATTGCCTTATTTGGGCCTGTTTCCTGAGTCCCAGGGCAGATAGACCTTCCTGTGCTCTCCTGACCGTTTTTATTCTCCTTGGCAGTTGTGATTATACTGTCTGGGCACACTAGATAGTAAACtccaagagaggaaagaagatgtGTTTTGCTCATCATTATCTCTAGCTCTGTATCTTGACAACATCAGGATGTACCTGGACCATAGTAggtattacaaaaatatttattgagtgaataatAAATGAGAGGTGATGGGGAACTGGAAGAATGAGCTGTGTGAATAGAGAAAATAGGACTCTAGACCCCTTACAGTCAGTTTCAATTTGTCCAGTcacatagggggaaaaaaaaaacaacccaaaaacccatatgtggaatttgggGCCTGTTATAGGAGTGACTTTGGAACATTTTGTCCTTCACAGGCCTCGTATTTCACAGGCAGTGACattcttctaaaaaacaaaaaggaaattaagatccAGTTTCACATTCTCCCCTCCAGGTAGCattcacaagatttttttttcccttctgataacattttgcttcctcttctctccctcaagGTCTTTCTGCATTTTCGAAACACAAAAGCTAAAGCATGAaagaactataaaacttttacaaGGGTCTTAAGCACCCTAAGTTCAAGTTGTCCTGTATTCTCCGAAGTCCTACTAACTTCAGGAACTCTGCAATCACTTTAAAACTGTTATTcatctaagaaaaagaatttcctgATACcatgctctttgaaaaaaaaaaaaaaaagttgtattctGTGGTGAGGGCTTTCAGGGATTCAAAGCTGATATTCAAGGCTATAGGAAAACCCTCTGGTAtgtgagaggaggaaaaaaacaatcttCATTATTCAGAACTACTCCAGGCTACCCTTCTAAAAAGCTTCACTGCAAAGCAACACAGAGCAGCACAAATGTGGTTAGTCCTCCTCGCTTGTAGGCACAGGGGGTCTGTGTATGTTTAGCTGTAAACAGGATGTTAAAGGGAGATGCTGATCCCAGTGCACTGGGATTTTGCTTTTGTCTGTACACAGCACCCACCCCCACATACTGTGATCTGCTCAATATATAATGAGTCAGCGATCTGGTCTTTCTCATGCTTTCTGAAATTCATCTTTCAGTAGCACAAAGGTGGTTCATGCTGGGGCAGGAGCCAGGTGATTGTGACCTGTTTACATGGGCCCCAGAGAACACGATTTAAAGAAGGAAACCACCAGTCCTGACAGATTTCAGTTGTTCATTAGGTAAAAGTAATCCTTTTCCACCTACCATTTGCTCCTTATCTGTTTAATTAAGGAAAGTCTCCCCAAGAAAAACCCAAGTTTTGAGTTCTTATCATCAAACTAAAAATTCTCAATCTCAGCAACACTATGGCAAGCTTGAGTTAGAGAAGATTAGCAGGCTTTCCAATAGTTCTCTTTCTTTAGGCCATTTGTTTGTTATTGCCCTAGGACAAGAGCCAAACAGGTAAGTCTGAGTCTCCActtcacacactcacacactccaGGGCTAACTAAAACTTTCCCAGTCCATGATACAGTATATGGAACTTACATAAGTCCTAGAAAATCCTTCGGACAAATATTTAGGACCATCCACTCTATTTCCAAGAGCGGAACCTTCATTTCAAATGCACAGAAAGTGAAATAGTGCTTCGGTGGTCCTCAATGATGGGTTAATGTTTGATAAATACTTCTAAATACCCATGCTGTTCTATCACcatggttttaaaaaacatttaacaaatattactgatatttaaaatgtcatttgaatCTTCTGATGTTTGCAGGGATCAGAGAGTTCTGCAGAGCACTGATTGACTCCACAGCTTTGTTTCTTGCCCTAAGAATCACCTCTTTTCCACGGAGACATTCTCCAAGCGCCCATAAGTACGGGGCTTGGTTCAAAAGTAGAACCAAGCCCGGAACAAAGAAATTCTCAACTAAAGGTGGAAATACCTAAGAAACCAAGAGTTCTCTCCAACATGGAAGGTATCCCAGATGTCCCACCATTAGTGATAGATTAGTAAAACTAATTACTAATCTAATTAGTAAAACTAATTACTAACCTAATTAGTAAAACTAATTTCCAGTAGTGTTAGATTAGTAAAACTCTGAGAGAAGGCAGTGGGCTATTTTGGGAGCAATCATGCTACTGGTAATGGGGATTAGTACTAGTTTAACCATGAGGTATCTGAAGTCATGCATCAGTTTATCCAAGAATTATCCATAGTACTTGGAGAATTATGTTAGATACTGTGTGGTATGAAAACAAAAGTGCTCTTTGGTTTTGAATCTGTTTCTTCcgcaatttctctctctcatattccAAACCCAGGTTTTGGACATTTTACTAGATATCCATATCTTAGATTGGGTTTCCTTACAAAGagaccctgagacaaggattcAAGTGTAAGTAGTCTATACTTGGGAAGAGACTTGCAGAAAACATTGGTAGAGGAGTGGGGAAgtgagatggggaggagaggagatgaAAGGTACACCACCAAAGCAGTTCCTCCTGTGGGCAACTAGAGCTTAATCCTCCTGCGAAAGTGGGAGTCAATGAGGAAGAGTGAGCCCCATGGCTCACCCCCACCTCGTGGGTGAGGGTGCAAGAGTCTATTTATGCATTAACTGCTGCCATCTTTACTTAAGGCCTGCTGGGAGTAGGGAGGGGCATTAACTCCCTGCACTTCGGATTCCTGCTGGAGCATTGGGAGTGGACGGCCAATGTGCTGTtgtatcctcttgttggattccTCCCATCCCTTTTCACAAACCATCTCCTGCTATTCTCCCTGGGCTCACAGTCCCAAATGAAAATCTTTCTCTCCAGCTCTGCTTTTACAGGCAGAACCCAGACTAAGACAAGGATTGTTCATTGTATCTTAAGTTTCCCCATACCTAACACATATTTGACACCTGTCCAAACTCTGGCACATGCCAGTATTTCTGTAAAGGGGGTGAATGAGCTGAGGAAAGTAgacaaaaatcttttgaaaagaggAGTCTGACAATATGGGCAGATCTAGAGAGGTTCGGCGAGGtgatggttttctgtctttttcattaaaagtttgaaagcagtaaaactttttttccagatgaaaaaTTACGTAGTACTCCAGGATAACAACTGATAACATTGGAGCTAGGAAGCAATGGAGTTGGTCTGTCTGAGTGCCCTGGAGTTATCATCATTTGGCACCTCAGAGGTGGTTCCTGAGCCATCAGAGGGACCTGAGAAAGGAAGCAAATATGAAAACCACTGTGAACGTGAGTTGTTGCCCAAAGCATGAGTGTTTGGTTATCCCAAGTGTTGATTTTCTGAGTGGTCACTTTTCAAGAGGAGATTTTCTACTGTAGTGATTGACAATCATAGTCACTGAGAGCAGATCACAAAGGAGACAGGACATCACTGAAAATGTCAGATGTTACATAGTAAACATCAACTTAGCCCCCTTCCAAGGGGATAATCCAATTTGGGAATattaaatgaagagaaagatCATCAGTGGGAATGTCTGTCAGGAGTTATACAGAAAGTAAAGTCAAAGATATCAGAAAACAGGCCTTGCAGGGATTAGCCGAAGCATTTGTAGGAGAGAAGTGTTCTTGTTCCCTAAAGGACGCTAAGACATTTCCTAGGAAAATGAAAGGTGGTTTCCTTTCTTACTCTTGATCTTTCTTGGTCAGGAAAGGAGCTACTGATAAAACAGAACATGGTTTTATCAACCattttcatatatacacatagagtTAGATTCCTAAAAGTATTATTTTGGCTTAGATGGAAATCCTGAAAGTTATATCGGCCAAGCCCAGGAGGCAGAGATGAGAAGGAGGTTGGATCTAAACTTGTGGAGgaaggagaacctgggtggctcagtcggttaagcatctgtcttcagttcaggtcatgatcccagggtcctgggaatgagccctgtcttgggctccctgctcagtgggaagtcttcttcacccctccttcccacttatgctccctctcactatctctgtctctctcaaatgaataaataaaatatttttttaaaaacaagcaaacttgGGGTGGTATTTCACTTGGATATAAGACACATGCTGGAACCCCTGACTCCCACCGCTTCTAGAAGGAGTGTGTAGCAAATGGGAAAGTTCACTGCCATAGTGGTCCCAGAGGGCTCATTGCCTAGCAGAGAAGACTGAAGATCAGAAAGGCATGGTGGCTTGTTCAGGGTCACACAGGCAATTAGTGGCATAGCTAACACTAAAAATTCAGGTCTTCTGGGACTACTATGGCAATGTACTTGCCTACTTGCTACACACCTCCTTTAGAAGTGGTGGGAGTTGGGGTCCCAGCATGTGTCTCATATCCAAATCAGATTCTTCCCCAAGTTTAGATCCAACCCCCTTTTCATCTCTGCCTCCTTGGCCTACACCATTCTCCAATAGCACTGACACttggaaagaacaaaagaaacaacaaaaccacCATTTCAGAAGGATTAAAATCCTGGACCTTGTGTCCTCTGGATAGCAAGCTAAAATATGAGGTGCAAGCTCAGCTTGAGGCACAAGTGGAAAAGTTTTTTGGGCAAGGAATCAATAGGCCGATTGACCAAATTTTCTAGTTCTGGATGAACCATAGTCAAATTAGAAAAGCAATAATGTGATCCCGGGCAGCAAAAATCAATTTTGCCAACAACACTGAGATTCCTTGAGGCAACCCTTTAAAGATGACATTATAGACAGGATTATTTCCCATGTGTACAAATATggctggggataaaaacacacacatggagATATAACCCGATGTGTGATCCATTCTATTTGGGAAACAAATTTTCTtgttattatatatctatattttttagagagagcattataaaaacagcaagagacggtaatagaaaaagaaatgaaacactgcAAGTCTTTTTTATGATGTTTCgcatgcaaaaagaaaaataactcacaGAATCGTCAGATTTCTTAGAAGCTGCAGTAAATATATTGTTAGCATCCCCATGACTCACTAACAAGTTGCTGTCTgcggggaggtggggcaggaaaGCTGTCACCGAATTCCAGTCAATGATTTATAGTATTTGTGACTACCCCATGCAAAGATTGTCAGCTGGCAATTTATTTTGGTTGATGTAACCCGACAgaatcttcttcctttctgacaaCCAGTCCAGTAAGTAAGGTTAACACATTTCAGCTTTAATAAACAGAAGTAAACCTAGCAGTGAAGTTTGGTTCCATCTTAGTCATGCCTATGTGTTGGTTGTATTTAAACAGAGCCAGTAAAACAGTTCATGGCAGCCACGAAGATACTGACAGGAAGGCAGGAGTCAAAGAgagtagaacagtggttgcccAACCTCCCTGTGCAGCAGAActccctggagggcttgttaagaCACACAGTActaagcccctcccccagggcttcTGATTCTGTAAGTCTGGGGCAGAAGAAACCTGagagtttgcatttctagcaagttcccaagTGATGTGAATAGTGTTGGTCCCCTAGGGGCTACATGGAAAACCAGTGGAGTAGAACAAGGTCTTGCCCCATTTGGCAGGTGACTCAGACAAACCCAGGCCCACAGCTGGAGACCCTGTGCTCTACCCTTCGGAAAGATGAGCAAGTACAAAGggaagcacagagggagggggagttCATTCTGCCACGAAGGCCTTGTATAGTGGGTGTGTTCTGAACTAAGCATGAAAGTGAAGAAAGACCAGGGAAGGGTCTGTAGGCAGAAGATGGAGAAGGCGGTCTATGGCAGATGAGAAGCACAAATGGTCTTTGAGGGATTGATCCATAACATAACTGCAACAACAGAATGGCTACTCCCATTACAACTATATACAAGAATGGCCCATTGCTCTTTGTTTCATCAAGCATTCACACTGACTACCTGAGTTGATTGCACATGTAGAAAGAAAAGTAGGAGGAGTTGGCAGCATGGTTTCCCTGGCATTCCCTCTGATTCTCTACTCTTGTCTGGCACTTGCTCAGTACAAACCAGAGTCACATGAGTAACTATTCCTCAAAGGCAGAGTCCCTTTCTCTTAGTTGATAGTTTTCCCCAGGAACTGTCATCGTAACAGGTCATACAAACCCATAGAAACTTGATAGGATAGTGGGTTGGTGGTGTTTTAGGCATCTGATAGTGGCTGCAGGGTATATTCTTTTGGACAGTGCAACTTTCTTGGCACTCTTGAAATCTCGTCTCGCAGATGGTCCCCTGCAGGTTAGGCTGGCCATATTTGTCCAAGCACGCTTCATCCAACAGCCAATCTCAGTGGTTCTCACAGCCCAATCTTCACAAGGACTCCAATTAGAGTTTGATGGAAAGCATCTCATGTGTAGAGATCCTGTTTTTGATGTTCTGTGTGTCTTCTATAGCTCCTAATGTGCACAGAAAGGGCTTGATAATGCTTTTGTTAATAAACAGCAGGGATCAGTGCAAGTGTGTCCATTAGACAGTCATTGCTTGGGTCTGTTCCAGCTGATGGCTGCCTTTACCTTAATAGAAAGTCCTTCAGCAGTAAATGGACACAACTCTTCAAAAAGGTTAGCCCCCATCCCAATGTAAAGTGGTCACTTCAGATAATTGTGCTTAAAATAATACACTTTATcgtcagggttttgttttttgttgttttgttttgttttgttttgagaaatatacacttaacaaaagataaaacagaatattGCTTCATGGCTCAGGCAATTCATCTCTGTCTCCATTGTTTGTTTAAGTCTTATTAGGGTCAGTTGTGACCTGAATTgttccattttccatttctctgtgccATTATACCtccaaacatttcaaaaataaattccctttctgcattttatttttttatgggtAAGTATTGAGTATGACAGGCCTGTCATCACCTAATGAGAAATGGCTCTTGGGCCACTTATAACT
Coding sequences:
- the PPP1R2C gene encoding protein phosphatase inhibitor 2 family member C, with translation MAASTASHRPIKGILKNKSSTGSSVAASAPQSGGTIQEVQRKKSQKWDESNILATHRPAYRDYDFMKINEPSSPYFSPQDDGEDPVNDSEAKEAMTPDNLAKKFAASGTSELNCQLGEPESDGAHSSKILFDKQEKQRQFEMKRKLHYNEGLNLKLARQLISKDLQHEKDKDDNEETLHGDKNEDNTAAEESSEFPTNDELQSQAFCT